The sequence AATCCCGCGCGTAGCACCGGTGTAGCTCTTTTCGCAGGCGACTGGGCGATTGCGCAGCTTTGGCTTTTCTGGGTGGCCCCGATCATTGGCGGTATACTTGGCGCTGTAATTTATCGTTTTATCGGCAGTGAAGAACAATAGCAACATCAGCTGAAGTCATCGCCGGCCTGGTCCATACGTTTATATTGAACCGCTTCAAGAACATGGGGTTTGCGTATATCGGGGACGTCTGCCAGATCAGCGATGGTTCTGGCAAGTTTTAATATGGAGGCATAGGCCCGGCCGGAAAGGTTGAATTGTTTCATAGCCTGTTCAACCACTTGGCGGCTTTGGGCATCCAGGGGACAAAACCGCTGCAAAAGTTTTGGGCCCATGTCAGCATTGGAAAAACATGTTGTACCGGCTTTTTTAAATCGAAGGGCCTGGATGTCCCGGGCCTTTTCCACCCGTTTTCGAATGGATTTAGAAGACTCCCGGTATCCATCTGCCGTCATTTCGTTAAAGGACAACCGGGGAACCTCCACAAGGATGTCTATTCTGTCCATGAGCGGACCTGAAATTTTGTTTTTGTATTGCTCGATTTTTGCCGGGGTGCAGGTGCATTCCCTGTCCGGATTGGTGAGGTTACCGCAGGGGCAGGGATTCATGGCGCCTGCCAGCATAAACCGGCATGGATAGGTGGCTTTGGCGTTGGCCCGGGCTATAGTGATGACGCCCTCTTCTATGGGCTGGCGCAGAACCTCCAGCACACTGCGTCGGAATTCAGGCAACTCATCCAGAAACAGTACGCCGTTATGGGACAGCGTGATTTCCCCGGGCTTCGGCACGGTGCCGCCGCCCACAAGACCCGCATCGGAAATGGAATGGTGGGGGGACCTGAAAGGCCGTGCACCCAGGGGCTGGCCCGGTTCCCGGGAGACCCCGGCTACTGAATAGACCTTGGCGATTTCCATGGCCTCTTCGAAGGACGGTTCCGGCATGATCCCCGGCAGGCATTTTGCCATCAAACTTTTTCCGGATCCTGCCGGACCGTTGAGCAGGATATGATGATGGCCTGCTGCTGCCACTTCCATGGCCCGTTTTACATGGGTCTGGCCCCGGACATGGGAGAAATCGTTTTCCCGATCTGCACCATCGGTCTCCAGAAGCATGGACAGATCCGGTTCCAGGGGCGCAAGGTTTGCTTTTCCTGCCAGAAAATCCACCACCTCGGCCAGATGATCCGGTGCCAGAACGTCAATATCTTTAACAAGCGCCGCCTGGGCACCGTTTTCTTTGGGCAGAATAATGCCTTTGAACCCATTGTCCCGGGCGGCCAGGGCAAAGGGCAGTGCTGCCTTGACCGGCCGCAGGTACCCGTCCAGGGACAACTCCCCGGCAAACAGCCAGGATGCAGCTGAAGATGCCTGGAATAAACCCTGGGCACAAAGAATCCCCAACGCCACGGGAAGGTCCAGGCCCGTCCCCTCTTTTTTGAAATCCGCAGGCGCCAGGTTTACCACAACTCTGTCCATGGGAAAGGTGTATCCGGCATTCTGCAGAGCAGAGCGGACCCTGTCACGGCTTTCCCGGACCGCAGTCTCAGCCAGTCCTACCATGTTAAATACCGGCAATCCCAGTGTAATGTCTACTTCAACATCCACAATAATGGCTTCAAACCCGTTTACTGCGCAGGACTTCATTTTTGCAATCATAATATTTTTCTCATTTGTTTTGCTTTGTATTTTCAAATCAGCTATATATACCACGTTTTATGGTATTCGAAACACTTTGGAACGGGATAATGAACAGTTTTTATAATCAGCAAACCATCGCCGAAAAAGTGACCCTTTCAGGGACAGGTGTCCATTCGGGTAAAAAGACAAACCTGACCATCCGGCCGGCCGAGGAAAACCACGGCATTAAATTCCGGCGCCTTGATCTTCCCGGAACCCCTGATATTCCGGCCCTTTTCAAACAGGTGGTGGATACCAGTCTTGCCACGGTTATCGGGGACAAGGGTGCTATTGTTTCCACCATTGAGCATTTGATGGCAAGTTTTGCAGGTCTTGGTATTGACAATGCCCTGGTGGAGGTGGACGATTATGAGATCCCCATCATGGACGGATCAGCCAGGGAATTTACCCGGGCTATAACCAACGTGGGCGTGGTGGAGCAGGATAGACCCAAACACCTTTTTATCGTGAATGAACCCATAGAAATCAGGCAGGCGGATAAATGGGTCCGGGTGGAACCCGAATCCTGTTTTAGAATTTCCTGTACCATTGAATTTAACCATCCGCTTATCGGGCTGCAGAAAATTATCTATGACAGGGCTGAAAATAACTTTGAGCAAAAGATTTGCGGGGCCCGGACCTTTGGGTTTGTAAAAGATCTTGAATTGTTGAAGAAATTCAGCCTTGGCAAGGGCGGAAGCCTTGACAATGCCATTGTGATTGACAATGATAAAATTTTGAATAAAGGGGGACTGCGGTATCCGGATGAATTTGTTCGGCACAAACTGCTGGACTGCCTTGGGGATTTTTCCCTTCTGGGAATGCCTATCCAGGGGCATATCATTACCCATAAATCCGGGCATCATCTGAACCACCTCTTTATAAAAAAATTCCTTGATGAAAAGCAGGCCTGGGAAACCGGCCCTGCAAAGCGCTGACCAGAACTCAATACCTAATGAAAATTAAACATGCGTTTACAAGATTTTTATGTGTAGTTGTATTTTTTATCACAGGCCTTCTTTTTATTGTCCCGGGGATCGCCATTGCCCGTGATAATGCGGTTCTCTCCGATATTAAATTGGCCAACACACGGGATGATCTGTTTGCTTATTTTAAGGTGGAAAAGGCCTTT comes from uncultured Desulfobacter sp. and encodes:
- a CDS encoding YifB family Mg chelatase-like AAA ATPase; translated protein: MIAKMKSCAVNGFEAIIVDVEVDITLGLPVFNMVGLAETAVRESRDRVRSALQNAGYTFPMDRVVVNLAPADFKKEGTGLDLPVALGILCAQGLFQASSAASWLFAGELSLDGYLRPVKAALPFALAARDNGFKGIILPKENGAQAALVKDIDVLAPDHLAEVVDFLAGKANLAPLEPDLSMLLETDGADRENDFSHVRGQTHVKRAMEVAAAGHHHILLNGPAGSGKSLMAKCLPGIMPEPSFEEAMEIAKVYSVAGVSREPGQPLGARPFRSPHHSISDAGLVGGGTVPKPGEITLSHNGVLFLDELPEFRRSVLEVLRQPIEEGVITIARANAKATYPCRFMLAGAMNPCPCGNLTNPDRECTCTPAKIEQYKNKISGPLMDRIDILVEVPRLSFNEMTADGYRESSKSIRKRVEKARDIQALRFKKAGTTCFSNADMGPKLLQRFCPLDAQSRQVVEQAMKQFNLSGRAYASILKLARTIADLADVPDIRKPHVLEAVQYKRMDQAGDDFS
- the lpxC gene encoding UDP-3-O-acyl-N-acetylglucosamine deacetylase → MNSFYNQQTIAEKVTLSGTGVHSGKKTNLTIRPAEENHGIKFRRLDLPGTPDIPALFKQVVDTSLATVIGDKGAIVSTIEHLMASFAGLGIDNALVEVDDYEIPIMDGSAREFTRAITNVGVVEQDRPKHLFIVNEPIEIRQADKWVRVEPESCFRISCTIEFNHPLIGLQKIIYDRAENNFEQKICGARTFGFVKDLELLKKFSLGKGGSLDNAIVIDNDKILNKGGLRYPDEFVRHKLLDCLGDFSLLGMPIQGHIITHKSGHHLNHLFIKKFLDEKQAWETGPAKR